Genomic DNA from Canis aureus isolate CA01 chromosome 4, VMU_Caureus_v.1.0, whole genome shotgun sequence:
CTGCGGAACCTGAGTCTGCAGCTGGGCGTAGAGCCCGCCGGGGAGGCCGAGGCCGGGCTGGAGGCCGCGGCCCGGGAAGGGGGGCCACCCCGGCCCACCGAGGCCCGGCCGCGGCGCCACGTGCTCCTCATGGCCACCACGCGCACCGGCTCCTCGTTCGTGGGCGAGTTCTTCAACCAGCAGGGCAACATCTTCTACCTCTTCGAGCCGCTGTGGCACATCGAGCGCACCGTGACCTTCGAGCCCGGAGGCGCCAACGCGGCGGGCGCGGCCCTGGTCTACCGCGACGTGCTCAAGCAGCTGTTCCTGTGCGACCTGTACGTGCTGGAGCACTTCATCAGCCCGCTGCCCGAGGACCACCTGACCCAGTTCATGTTCCGCCGCGGCTCCAGCCGCTCGCTGTGCGAGGAGCCCGTGTGCACGCCCTTCGTCAAGAAGGTCTTCGAGAAGTACCACTGCAAGAACCGCCGCTGCGGGCCGCTCAACGTGACGCTGGCCGCCGAGGCCTGCCGCCGCAAGGACCACATGGCGCTCAAGGCCGTGCGCATCCGGCAGCTGGAGTTCCTGCAGCCGCTGGCCGAGGACCCGCGGCTGGACCTGCGCGTCATCCAGCTGGTGCGGGACCCGCGCGCCGTGCTGGCCTCCCGCATGGTGGCCTTCGCCGGCAAGTACGAGGGCTGGAAGAAGTGGCTGGCCGAGGGCCAGGCGCGCCTGGGCGAGGAGGAGGTGCAGCGGCTGCGGGGCAACTGCGAGAGCATCCGGCTGTCGGCCGAGCTGGGCCTGCGGCAGCCCGCCTGGCTGCGCGGCCGCTACATGCTGGTGCGCTACGAGGACGTGGCGCGCTGGCCGCTGCAGAAGGCGCGCGAGATGTACCGCTTCGCCGGCATCCCGCTCACGGCGCAGGTGGAGGACTGGATCCGCAGGAACACGCAGGCGGCCCAGGACGCCAGCGGCATCTACTCCACGCAGAAGAACTCCTCGGAGCAGTTCGAGAAGTGGCGCTTCGGCATGCCCTTCAAGCTGGCGCAGGTGGTGCAGGCCGCCTGCGGGCCCGCCATGCGCCTCTTCGGCTACCGGCTGGCGCGGGACGCCGCCGCCCTGGCCAACCGCTCCGTCAGCCTGCTGGAGGAGCGGGGAACCTTCTGGGTCACGTAGGCCGCCCTCCTCGTCAAAGGCCCACCTGCCTTGCTCGCGCCCCGGCCGCCCCTGAGACGGTGGCTCCCGCAGAGAGGGTGGGGGGCGCCCGGCCGGCGGCCTCTCCCGCGGGCCAGGCCGTCCCCCCGCCGCAGCAGTAGGCGCCCCCTCCGCCAGCTAGCTCTCCCACCGCAGCCTTGGGGCTGGGGTCTCCCCGAGAGCGAGCCGCTGCCTGTCCGGCGAGGACCGCCAGACCCGGGCCTAAGGGGCCGCGGCCTCCCGGGCAGGCCCTCGCAGGCCCACACGGGCCCAGAACTGTTGACaagcctttttctctctgtctctgtctctgtctctgtctctctctcacacacgcacatacacaaaACAGGCATAAATGCCTGCGGACCCTGTGGGCCAGAGTCCGAGGCTTAACCAGAAGGGACTGTGGGCACCGACCGGTCACAGGCTTCCTGCTGTACTCAGTTTCTGGATTTCTACACAATCCAGTGTGCCATCTGCACGGATCCCTGGGGAGGGACCGGAATGGCCCAGAACATCCGAGGATGGCAGTTGAGGCTTTTCAACCAAGAGTGATTCAGtattttcataaatgaaatagCCATGCTGGTTACTGATGAAATCAGCCCTGCACAGAGCTACGAAACACACCTACATGGGTAAAGACAGTGCCTCTAcgtacaccacacacacacacacacacacacacaaacacacaaaaccgTAGAAACGCAAATCCACATATACACATCCACAGTCTTCCTTGTTGCTTTAGGCCCACAGGGTTTAACAATCACACACCCAAAGAGGAggctttaattacatttttagaatcatttggggatggggaaggaaacATGGTCCCAGGCCATGACCCCATTCCGACCAGATTTGGGACTGAACGGTAGATACAAAATGGCCGAGTCTGTGGCCCCCGCCTGCCTTGGTTTCTCCTGGCTACCTCCTCCGGCCCATTCACGTCCTCCCTGCTGGCAGGCAGGATGTTTTGAAATGGTGGGCCAACTCTCACGTGACTGCAGCCCAAATGCCCCGTCCCAGCTGGGCTGGCTCCCTGAGAGCCTGTCCATGTTTGAAGGCTGCCTCGGGCCTGACTGGAGCCAAAAAGCAGCTCCTGAGTCCTGCCATTTCCAGTCAGGCCTTGTGTGGGGCCGGGCCTAGGAGAGAATGCAGAGTGCTCTTGGGGGAGAAGTCACATCAGGGTACCCCCTCCCCTGAGAAGACGGGGGACAGAGGTCAGCTCCTGGTTGGTCACCATGGTTACATGGTTAGTGTCTGGAATTCCAGCTTTCAGGGCTCTGGGAAGAGTGTTGCTCAACTTGGGATAGGCTGGGTGTTTTatttggacttttaaaaaaaaagttatttatagttTGGTATCTTGTTTTGTGGCtatgtttctgattttgtttctgcAGGAGTGATGCTTGGAAGTGATCTGGGCTTGAGGGGGCTGGGAGGACCAGCAGGGAGCACTCTGGCTCCTgctgaagggagaggaggaggaggaagagctttCCCCAGAAGGAACAGAGCCTAGGCGGCCACCTGGCATCCTGCAGTGCCCCACGGGCTTTTCTGTTTGAACCCCATGTGGAATGAATCTCAGAAACCACCAGGGTTCTTTGCTGTCTATCCAGAAGCAACATAAATCAGCTCTCACCCTCTCCCCGAGATGAGGCCTGATTTGAACATCTCTTCCAGGTCCAAATGCATCTCCTGGGGGGTCAGGGGCCTATGGCCAAACAGCAAATGTCCCCAAACTGGGGAGCAGAAGTGAGTCCACCTCAGAACTCGAAGAGCTGCCCAAGTTCACAAGGGCTGTTTCTCATTTCCTGGACAACTTCTATGTCAGATCTGTCCTGTTGTCAAACCCAGAGGGCTGAGTTTCGGTTTGAGTAACATGGGCACAAGGGAAATAGAGGATCTGAGTCCAGCTGGTGCTGCCATGGGGAGTGTGTCCTGGCCAGAAGCTGCTGTTTGAGAGGGTGGGACCTTAGCCATTTGTGGGGTCTGTTATAATCACTGCATTTGGAGCTGCTGGGTCTCCATCCCCATGGTCTACAGCCATTCAAGGGGGTCTCCAGCCTTGGGTTTCCAGCCCCAGAATAAGTTGTGCAGGGAGCTGGCTCTGATTTGGGGTCCAAAGGGACTCCAGCTCTGCAAACTTGACCCCGGGGCAGAGCGAGACCCAGATGTTTCTGCTGGCTGCTCCTCCCCAGCCTCACCCTGCTCCCTgcactgttccccacctgtggTTGGTGGGGGCCGGGGCAGGACAGAGGCAACCACCTCCATCTGGGGCTCTTCTTGGGGCCCTCCTGGTGTGGACAGTAaactgcttccttccttcctttgcctcTGGGGCCGAGGCATCCACCTCCGAGCTCAGAGGACAGTGCCGAGAATGGACCTTTGGGACTTCTCAGGACATTGACAATTTGTACACTGCACgttgacttaatttatttattttgtgacaaAGGAGAGACATAAAATGCCTTATTATTTGCAGGGACTCAAAGCTGTACCCAAATCAAGACAAAACAGTGATAAAAAGCGTTGACTCACGCCATGCACACAAGGACTCTCGAAGATGATTCAGAATGCAAGAGAAGAGTAAACCCAAGGGCAGGGGGTTGCCCTGGCCCCAGGGTATTGTTTAAGGAGGTACCTTggttttctcttgttgctttgaAGATGCGACTTCTAAGGCCCTTTCTGCTGTATTCCCTTTGCCCTGGTGTCTGAGACAGGACACCACGCGCGTGAGTGTTGCCTTGGGGCTCAGCAGCGCTCTGGGAACCTTTGGGGTTTGGGGAAGGACAGGGTGGGGGCAACTACTGACTTTCGACTCTGGGGACCTAGTGGGGGTGCATTTGTGGTTTTCAGCAGGCAGCTGGGCTGAGGAAGGGGGTCCAGCTAAGGCAAGTGCGTCCTTTTCCAGCAAGGCCGGCACAGGTTTCTCTGCTCTTGCCGGCTCTACCGGAGCTTTCCCCCCACATAGCGTCCACCTGCCTGCAGACAGGGAGCAGTTGAGGCCTTACCTCTGAGGCTGCCAGCTTCCCCGGAACAAGAGGTCCATTCAGCAATGAGtgtttactcattttctttttcttgacgaAGACCTCTTTAGCCTGGCCTATATAAATAGTACAGAACATTCCAGACCTTAGTGAGACAGGGGAGTGTCTTAACACCCACAGGCTGTCACCACTGCCTCCTATTCCTGGTTTCTCCTCCAGCCTTCTTTGTACACCTTGGAGGGAATAAGGCGccaggttgggggtgggagtCTCAGGGACCAGTCGGTGGGGAGCAGGGTCCTTGAGTccccagagggaggaagaaagaagcagattcGCAGCTCCGTGGCACCCTCCCACCTACTGCCCACCCCTCACTGCAGGTTATCACCAAGCTCTTCCTGAGGTTGAGACATGAACAAATTCTCACCTTTGGTCCCTTTATGTGATGCAtacacttgaaaataaataagtaaatgaataggaaaaaaaagttcaatgAAGAGTTTACTCGCTGTCAGTACTCTCAGCCTGGATGGAAGCTTCTGCCCAGGGCTGGTGTAAAGGGGCAGCAGCTGACTGGAGCCCTGAGAGCAGAGGGCCTACCCCACCCATCACAAGGGCATCTTTCCCCACCACCTCTGCCCTGTCTGATGATGGAGTAAGTTCCAGCAGgaagtcaggggatccctgtcCCAGAAGATGCACGCTTGGCCCAGAGATGGAAGCATCAGATGGTCTGGTCCTGACCCCAAGGGTCTCTTCCAGCCCTGGTGGACCTTTCCCACATTAGGGGGGAATGGACCTGTTTTAATTGACTCTAGGGCCTGCCCCTTCATTATGAAGGATTATGAAGGACGGGAGCCGAATACCAGATGGCTGCATCCCTGAGGCGGTCCCCTGGTCCCCTGGTCCCCTGGTCCCATCCCCGAGGCTGAAAGCAAAGATGGGTCTTGAGGGGATGCATTCCCAAGGCAGGAAGAAGAGGGGGTGGGCATGGGGAAACGCATCCGCAGAAGCCGAGTAGGCCTTGCTGATCTGCGCAAAGCAGAAGGAGCATCGGCTAAAGTCCGGGGGGCCCAAGGTGGCGGGTTTGCTAGTGGAGATGCCAGGACGTGGTCCAGCCAGATGAGAGGCGGAAGGCTCCTTGGGCACCTCCTGAATGCAgccgcatcagctccctgctgccCACAACGTCAGGAATAGTGGCAGCTGCCCTTTACCTCAACAGGATGAAACAGAACCGACAAGTTCAGATGTCTTAAGAGCTTTGAGATCTTTTGGTCTCATGTGCTTCATCATTCCGTGACTGTGCCTGGAGGCCGGAGCAGTTGTGTGTGTCCACGGGTATGGACGCGGTGCCATCCCCATGGGCCAGCTCATAATGTAGACCAGGCATTTTATTGGGGGAAATACCCTGCTTCCTCTACCATTGGGAGTGAATCGGGCACCCCAGAAGTCTCCATCTGGTCCGTGTGTTCTAGGCCCCCTGTGCCtggctcccctgctccctcctgggTCCCACAAACTCCATTTTTTTGCCAAGCCCTCGGCCCTGTGTCACAGTTCATGGTCATGTGATATGGGACCCTCCCTTCACGGCCGTGTGTGGCCGTGTACATACGTGCAGCTCGCTGTGCTCGGCCACGTGCCTCCCAGCCCCCTTGCCATC
This window encodes:
- the CHST3 gene encoding carbohydrate sulfotransferase 3 — its product is MEKGLAFPQDCRDFLHSLRMRSKYALFLAFVVVVFVFIEKENKIISRVSDKLKQIPQPLVDANSTDPALILADNASLLSLSELDSAFTQLQGRLRNLSLQLGVEPAGEAEAGLEAAAREGGPPRPTEARPRRHVLLMATTRTGSSFVGEFFNQQGNIFYLFEPLWHIERTVTFEPGGANAAGAALVYRDVLKQLFLCDLYVLEHFISPLPEDHLTQFMFRRGSSRSLCEEPVCTPFVKKVFEKYHCKNRRCGPLNVTLAAEACRRKDHMALKAVRIRQLEFLQPLAEDPRLDLRVIQLVRDPRAVLASRMVAFAGKYEGWKKWLAEGQARLGEEEVQRLRGNCESIRLSAELGLRQPAWLRGRYMLVRYEDVARWPLQKAREMYRFAGIPLTAQVEDWIRRNTQAAQDASGIYSTQKNSSEQFEKWRFGMPFKLAQVVQAACGPAMRLFGYRLARDAAALANRSVSLLEERGTFWVT